A single window of Archangium gephyra DNA harbors:
- a CDS encoding glycosyltransferase family 1 protein, producing MQNTKKWDETRGALPELVCLSHLRWGFVFQRPQHLMSRFARERRVFFVEEPAWGPGPTRLEVTRSPEGVWVAVPHLQVEGATQVTPDPPPGTRVDPERLVRIQRELLEAMLVDEGVNDFVLWYYTPMALAFSHALRPRAVVYDCMDELSAFSGAPPLLVERERELMRRADVMFTGGHHLYEAKREQHANVHPFPSSVDVPHFAQARLGPADPADQAALPRPRIGFCGVIDERMDLALVEGVARARPDWQLVMVGPVVKISPDSLPRLPNIHYLGGKSYKELPVYLANWDVAMTPFARTRATRFLSPTKTPEYLAAGRPVVSTSIRDVVRPYGEQGLVRIADTPEAFVQAVEACLSQSTEAWLPRVDAFLSRLSWDHTWSGMKQRIDEAVEARMGAGLVEG from the coding sequence ATGCAGAACACGAAGAAGTGGGACGAGACCCGGGGGGCTCTTCCGGAGCTCGTCTGCCTGTCACACCTGCGTTGGGGCTTCGTCTTCCAGCGCCCGCAGCACCTCATGTCACGCTTCGCGCGTGAGCGCCGCGTCTTCTTCGTGGAGGAGCCGGCCTGGGGCCCCGGGCCCACCCGTCTGGAGGTCACCCGCTCGCCCGAGGGCGTCTGGGTGGCTGTTCCCCACCTCCAGGTGGAGGGGGCCACCCAGGTGACGCCCGATCCTCCGCCCGGCACCCGGGTGGATCCGGAGCGCCTCGTGCGGATCCAGCGCGAGCTGCTCGAGGCGATGCTGGTGGACGAGGGCGTGAACGACTTCGTGCTCTGGTACTACACGCCCATGGCCCTCGCCTTCTCGCATGCGCTGCGGCCTCGCGCGGTGGTCTACGACTGCATGGACGAGCTGTCCGCCTTCAGCGGTGCACCGCCCCTCCTGGTGGAGCGCGAGCGGGAGCTGATGCGCCGCGCGGACGTCATGTTCACCGGCGGCCACCACCTCTACGAGGCCAAACGGGAGCAGCACGCCAACGTGCACCCCTTTCCCAGCAGCGTGGACGTGCCGCACTTCGCGCAGGCGCGCCTGGGGCCGGCCGATCCCGCGGACCAGGCCGCTCTTCCCCGGCCGCGGATCGGCTTCTGCGGCGTCATCGACGAGCGGATGGATCTGGCCCTGGTGGAGGGCGTCGCCCGGGCTCGTCCGGACTGGCAGCTGGTGATGGTGGGGCCCGTGGTGAAGATCTCCCCGGACAGCCTGCCGCGCCTGCCCAACATCCACTACCTGGGGGGCAAGAGCTACAAGGAGCTGCCGGTCTACCTCGCCAACTGGGATGTGGCCATGACGCCCTTCGCCCGCACCCGGGCCACGCGCTTCCTGAGTCCCACCAAGACGCCCGAGTACCTCGCGGCGGGCAGGCCCGTGGTGTCCACCTCCATCCGGGATGTGGTGCGTCCCTACGGCGAGCAGGGCCTGGTGCGCATCGCGGATACGCCGGAGGCCTTCGTCCAGGCGGTGGAGGCGTGCCTGTCCCAGTCGACGGAGGCCTGGCTGCCGCGCGTGGACGCGTTCCTCTCGCGCCTCTCCTGGGACCACACCTGGAGCGGGATGAAGCAGCGCATCGACGAGGCAGTGGAGGCGCGCATGGGCGCCGGGCTCGTGGAGGGGTGA
- a CDS encoding DUSAM domain-containing protein, translated as MSGETDWDDVWELARAVLENGAPLNLTDETRALLLRVAQEVAISKQDAEDALRSLPAATTMLREINRRIHDGSWRLTDARNQAKKLREEGDFDGAQQVMRDVLSVEVVPHYREQAKIALENLAGLAQVHATGRLNPNLHDRQQLAALSLRAQRGHTLELTDDLRALLRRTAPTAAISDTETEEALRSPEGAEALMGMILSRFRESERRFLDSMYQMTSLRDSGDLEGARQQMRDVLAVEIVPQYRRMAEEQLRGLDRLLPGGDWIGC; from the coding sequence ATGAGCGGTGAGACGGATTGGGACGATGTGTGGGAATTGGCTCGTGCCGTGCTCGAAAACGGCGCCCCCTTGAATCTCACCGACGAGACGCGCGCCCTTCTTCTGCGGGTCGCTCAGGAGGTGGCCATCAGCAAGCAGGATGCGGAAGATGCTTTGCGCAGTTTGCCCGCCGCCACGACGATGCTACGGGAAATTAACCGGCGCATCCATGATGGATCTTGGCGCCTAACCGACGCTCGAAACCAAGCGAAGAAGTTGCGAGAAGAGGGGGACTTCGACGGGGCACAGCAAGTCATGCGTGACGTGCTCTCCGTGGAGGTGGTCCCCCACTATCGGGAGCAAGCCAAAATTGCTCTTGAGAACTTGGCCGGGCTGGCTCAGGTGCATGCAACCGGGCGGCTCAACCCGAACCTACACGACCGGCAGCAACTCGCGGCGCTCTCCCTCCGAGCTCAGCGGGGTCATACCCTGGAACTCACCGACGACTTGCGCGCCCTTCTACGCCGGACCGCCCCCACGGCGGCCATCAGCGACACCGAGACGGAAGAGGCCCTAAGGAGCCCGGAAGGCGCCGAGGCCCTGATGGGGATGATTCTCTCTCGCTTCCGGGAAAGTGAACGCCGATTCCTGGACTCCATGTACCAGATGACGAGCCTCCGGGACTCGGGAGACCTTGAAGGTGCCCGCCAGCAGATGCGTGATGTTCTCGCCGTGGAGATCGTGCCGCAATACCGCCGGATGGCTGAGGAACAGCTTAGGGGCCTCGACAGATTGCTCCCGGGGGGTGACTGGATCGGCTGCTAA